The nucleotide window ACGTACAGGTGCAGGGTGCAGGGCGAGAGGTTCTCGTAGGGCGCGTGCGAGCCCCACTCCGGGAACGCGTCGTTGACCATCAGCACCGAATCGCCGATGCGCAGCAGGGCGTGGGCCACCTTGCCGCCCGGTCCCTCGTGACGGCGCAACAGTTCCGCCCCGAACGCCAGCTTGTAGTACTCGATGGCGCGGTCGGCGCCGTCGACGGCGAGCTGCGGGGTCAGGCTGTGGAAACCGGCGGGCAGACGGGTCGCGGACATGGGTGCCTCCTGGTCCCGGACGGGCGTCGCGCGGGCCGGGGCATCATACCCGATGGGCGCCCGGCGCGCTCCAGGAATCATCGACCTCCGGGCGCTTCCCGCCGCAGGATCGGGGCCGCCCGCGCGTACGGCCGTCCACACCCCCACTTCCCGGAAGGACCCGTTCATGAAACAAACCAAGATCGTGCTGCTCGGCATCCTCGCCGCGGCGTTCCTGCCGTCGGCGCTGATCGCCGACGACAAGCCGGCGGCGGCCCCCTCCGGCTTCAACGGCGCCTGGACCCTGGACGTCGCCCGCTCCGACGATCCCGCCAAGCTCATGCCGAAGACGGAGGCCCAGGCGGGCCGCATGGGAGGCCGGCCCGGCGGCGGCATGGGCGGTGGACCGGGCATGGGAGGCGGCGGCGGCGGCATGGGTGGTGGGCCGGGCATGGGTGGCGGCGGCGGCATGGGCGGCGGCGGCCAAGGCAACACCCGCAGCGGCAAGTTCGGCGGCGAACAGACGGACCAGCAGCGCCCGGGCGGCGGCGGGCCGCCCGAGATGGCCGGCGGCCGCAAGCGCCTGGTCATCTTCCACGAAGGGCCGGAGTTCGACGTGACCGACGCCATGGAGATCACGCAGTCGCTCACCACCGACGGCCGCAAGGCCGAGCGCTGGACGCACCGCGGCCAGGTCTTCGAGTCGGCCGGGGTCGAGGGCGGCAAGGTCGTCGTGCGCAGCGAAGACCAGTCCGGCGGCGCCCGCACGACGGTCTACGAGCTGAGCGCCGACGGGAGCGAACTGACGGTCGTCA belongs to bacterium and includes:
- a CDS encoding VOC family protein; translated protein: MSATRLPAGFHSLTPQLAVDGADRAIEYYKLAFGAELLRRHEGPGGKVAHALLRIGDSVLMVNDAFPEWGSHAPYENLSPCTLHLYVEDADETFARAVAAGAKVTMPVQDTFWGDRHGELLDPFGHRWAVAACVDEMTPQQLERAAEEAMRRMRAGDD